The following proteins are co-located in the Gloeocapsa sp. PCC 7428 genome:
- a CDS encoding DNA-binding transcriptional regulator has product MSVKTLGINQPQIGKLIREIRLETGLTQEQFAAELGVTCSSINRWENGRSTPLLLARQKIFQHLEQMGDRGQELLAKYTAY; this is encoded by the coding sequence ATGTCAGTCAAAACTTTAGGAATCAATCAGCCACAAATTGGGAAGCTCATTCGTGAAATACGGTTAGAAACTGGGCTGACACAAGAACAGTTTGCGGCTGAATTAGGTGTTACCTGTTCTTCAATTAATCGTTGGGAGAACGGGCGGAGTACACCTTTACTTTTAGCTAGGCAAAAAATTTTTCAACACCTAGAACAAATGGGCGATCGCGGTCAGGAATTATTAGCTAAATACACAGCTTATTAA